gagaGAGTTGTATAAGTCAAGGTTTAAGAGATTTTTCCTGCCTTTTTGCTACATGACACAGTCCAATAAGATcctgtatatacatacatatttttcttatgtttcaGTACCCCTTCCCTTCCCTGAAACTCTGCAAGAAGTGGAGGTGCCAGTTCTGGGGAACAGACAGTGTAACTGTCTCAATGGAGTCGGCACAGTCACAGACAACATGATCTGTGCTGGTGTTCTGGCAGGAGGCAAAGACTCATGTCAGGTAGGCTGCTTCATTCAATCCGTCACTTGTTGGTAAATGTGTTTAGGACTTAGTGAAATCCTCAGACGTGTCCTCCCCATCTCCTCAGGGTGACTCAGGAGGTCCGATGGTGAACAAGCAGGGCCCCGTCTGGATCCAGTCTGGAATAGTTAGTTTTGGGTTTGGCTGTGCTCGGCCCAATCTGCCGGGAGTGTACGCCAGAGTGTCCAGATACCAGTCCTGGATCGACTCCCACATCAGCTCTGACAAGCCAGGCTTTGTCCGCTTCACCTCCAGTGGGCTGGATGCTGACAGCAGCTACACCTGTCCTGGTCTGCCAGCTCCTGCTGTTACTCTTCCTGCTACTGCAGGACCAGATGTTACAGCCACAGAGCCAGTATCCGAAACCACAGTTCATGCATATACCACACCCAGTGCTGAATGTAAGTAAGCAGAACACCACAGTATGTTGAATATGCATGATTATTTGTGTGTTATTCTTTCAGTATTAGAAGCAGTGTAATATTTCTAAAATCTGTAAATTTATTCTCTCTTAGCCCCCCAGCGGTAAAATAAAGAATGATGCTGACACACAACTGTGGAAAATAGTGGTTTTGAATTGAAGTTACTTCATGctttagctgtttttattaatgttatatatatttgtaataatcTTCTCTTAATAGCTTTTTGTAAGAAAAAGATGACAATCCTGTTAAAAATAGTCACGCTCTTTATGTAGTGAAAGAATGAATGGTCAAGGTTAACACTTCTGTTTGGCAATCTGTCTTGTTTGATGCTGCCAGTAGGAGTcaccaaagacagaaaaatgcaaatctcTCATACACGCTTGAACTACTGATCAGCGTGCTTAGTTTGAATTCTAGACTTCAAGTGTACTTAGAAATCCATGTTTATTAGTGCTGTA
The DNA window shown above is from Plectropomus leopardus isolate mb unplaced genomic scaffold, YSFRI_Pleo_2.0 unplaced_scaffold15510, whole genome shotgun sequence and carries:
- the LOC121964403 gene encoding mastin-like; the encoded protein is WVTGWGAVQEGVPLPFPETLQEVEVPVLGNRQCNCLNGVGTVTDNMICAGVLAGGKDSCQGDSGGPMVNKQGPVWIQSGIVSFGFGCARPNLPGVYARVSRYQSWIDSHISSDKPGFVRFTSSGLDADSSYTCPGLPAPAVTLPATAGPDVTATEPVSETTVHAYTTPSAE